A genomic segment from Spinacia oleracea cultivar Varoflay chromosome 3, BTI_SOV_V1, whole genome shotgun sequence encodes:
- the LOC110786989 gene encoding L-ascorbate peroxidase, cytosolic-like has protein sequence MGKSYPTVSEDYQKSIEKARRKLKGLIAQKQCAPLMLRLVWHSAGTFDCTSKTGGPFGTMKHQAKLAHGADNGLDIVVRLLEPIKEKFPEISYADFYQLAGVVAVEVTRGPEVPFHPSREDKPGPPQEGRLPDATKGTLCSVLLCYALS, from the exons ATGGGAAAGAGCTACCCAACTGTCAGTGAGGACTACCAGAAATCTATTGAAAAGGCCAGGAGAAAGCTCAAGGGTTTGATCGCACAGAAGCAATGTGCTCCTCTTATGCTTCGTCTTGT ATGGCACTCTGCTGGTACCTTTGATTGTACTTCAAAGACTGGAGGTCCCTTTGGTACAATGAAGCACCAGGCAAAGCTGGCTCATGGGGCTGACAATGGGCTTGATATTGTTGTTAGGCTGTTGGAACCCATCAAGGAAAAATTTCCCGAAATTTCTTATGCTGACTTTTACCAG CTGGCTGGAGTTGTGGCTGTTGAAGTTACTAGAGGACCTGAAGTTCCCTTCCACCCAAGCAGAGAG GACAAGCCAGGGCCACCCCAGGAAGGACGTCTCCCTGATGCCACTAAGGGTACGCTCTGCTCTGTACTACTGTGTTATGCACTTTCTTAA